In Diachasmimorpha longicaudata isolate KC_UGA_2023 chromosome 7, iyDiaLong2, whole genome shotgun sequence, the following proteins share a genomic window:
- the LOC135164559 gene encoding excitatory amino acid transporter-like isoform X1, translated as MSVSFGRRISGTVAVLRGRPYEINQDDSISIGALGKIIVDNEADVVTAQRKTALAMIEEWMTDNLLLVLTVAGVFTGFGFGFLGRLWNFSTESIMLISFPGEILMRLLKMFILPLIISSLITGMAKLDAKSSGRMGCRALCYYLATTVLAAILGIAVVLTIHPGDPRIKNVTPVISHQDNSFNQRMTTVDAMLDIIRNLMPENLVQACLQQVQSSYVKTPVVTSLGKENKTEYIMQHQLIYKDGTNVMGMIMFCITFGLVLGQMGQKGQVMVDFFEALNEIVMKIVSLIILWYSPIGIMSLIAGKIMSISNLLITARMLGLYMVTVTVGLLIHGMGTLPLIYWLVTRRNPLTYFRGMIPAWLAAAVTASSAAIMPITFRCLEENNKIDSRVTRFAVAVGATVNMDGTALYEAVASIFIAQMNGIHLGIGDVITVSVTATLASIGAASIPSAALVTMLLVLTALGLPTNDISLLFAVDWLLDRLRTSINVLGDGFGAGIVYHLSKHELEKMDEERKLECVESVIHVDESPQSHNENGDTCDVKTSESNV; from the exons ATGTCCGTGTCTTTCGGGCGGAGGATCTCCGGCACTGTTGCAGTACTTCGAGGCCGACCTTACGAAATCAACCAGGATGACTC GATTAGTATCGGTGCCCTCGGGAAAATAATAGTGGATAATGAGGCCGATGTGGTGACTGCCCAGCGCAAAACAGCCCTGGCAATGATTGAAGAGTGGATGACGGATAATTTACTACTAGTTCTGACGGTTGCTGGAGTTTTCACTGGATTTGGTTTTGGATTCCTGGGTCGACTATGGAATTTCTCAACCGAAAGTATTATGTTAATAAGCTTTCCTGGAGAAATTCTCATGCGACTTTTGAAGATGTTCATTTTGCCTCTGATTATTTCTTCGTTAATCACCG GCATGGCAAAATTGGACGCCAAGAGCTCAGGAAGAATGGGCTGCCGAGCATTGTGTTACTATTTAGCCACAACCGTTTTAGCTGCGATTTTAGGGATCGCTGTTGTCCTGACGATTCACCCCGGCGATCCTAGGATTAAGAATGTAACTCCAGTAATTTCACATCAGGACAACTCTTTCAATCAACGGATGACAACAGTAGATGCAATGCTCGACATCATAAG GAATTTGATGCCCGAAAATTTGGTGCAAGCTTGCTTGCAGCAAGTCCAATCTTCCTACGTGAAGACGCCAGTCGTGACATCCTTGGGAAAGGAAAACAAGACGGAATACATAATGCAACATCAACTGATTTACAAAGATGGCACGAATGTCATGGGGATGATAATGTTTTGCATTACATTTGGATTAGTGTTGGGTCAAATGGGACAAAAAGGACAAGTCATGGTGGATTTCTTCGAGGCTCTCAATGAAATCGTCATGAAAATTGTCAGCCTCATCATTTTGTG GTATTCGCCGATCGGAATAATGAGTTTAATTGCCGGAAAAATAATGTCCATATCAAACTTGTTAATAACCGCCAGAATGTTGGGTCTCTACATGGTGACAGTGACCGTGGGCCTTTTGATTCACGGCATGGGGACCCTTCCCCTGATATACTGGCTCGTCACTCGTCGAAATCCCCTAACTTATTTCCGAGGGATGATTCCAGCTTGGCTTGCTGCGGCTGTCACCGCCTCCAG CGCTGCAATTATGCCGATTACATTTCGATGCCTTGAAGAgaacaataaaattgataGTCGAGTTACGCGATTTGCTGTCGCTGTTGGTGCGACAGTTAATATGGATGGAACAGCTCTGTATGAAGCCGTTGCTTCGATTTTCATCGCTCAGATGAATGGAATTCATCTGGGAATAGGGGATGTAATTACCGTCAG TGTTACTGCCACTTTGGCAAGTATTGGCGCAGCGAGTATTCCCAGTGCAGCACTAGTGACTATGCTGTTGGTATTAACTGCCCTTGGTCTCCCAACGAATGATATTTCATTACTGTTCGCCGTTGATTGGTTATT GGATCGATTAAGGACGTCTATCAACGTTCTTGGGGATGGATTTGGGGCGGGTATAGTCTACCACCTCAGTAAACACGAGCTCGAAAAAATGGacgaagaaagaaaattagaGTGCGTCGAGTCGGTTATCCACGTTGACGAATCCCCACAGAGTCATAATGAAAATGGAGATACGTGTGATGTTAAAACGTCAGAGAGCAACGTTTAG
- the LOC135164559 gene encoding excitatory amino acid transporter 2-like isoform X2 — protein MIEEWMTDNLLLVLTVAGVFTGFGFGFLGRLWNFSTESIMLISFPGEILMRLLKMFILPLIISSLITGMAKLDAKSSGRMGCRALCYYLATTVLAAILGIAVVLTIHPGDPRIKNVTPVISHQDNSFNQRMTTVDAMLDIIRNLMPENLVQACLQQVQSSYVKTPVVTSLGKENKTEYIMQHQLIYKDGTNVMGMIMFCITFGLVLGQMGQKGQVMVDFFEALNEIVMKIVSLIILWYSPIGIMSLIAGKIMSISNLLITARMLGLYMVTVTVGLLIHGMGTLPLIYWLVTRRNPLTYFRGMIPAWLAAAVTASSAAIMPITFRCLEENNKIDSRVTRFAVAVGATVNMDGTALYEAVASIFIAQMNGIHLGIGDVITVSVTATLASIGAASIPSAALVTMLLVLTALGLPTNDISLLFAVDWLLDRLRTSINVLGDGFGAGIVYHLSKHELEKMDEERKLECVESVIHVDESPQSHNENGDTCDVKTSESNV, from the exons ATGATTGAAGAGTGGATGACGGATAATTTACTACTAGTTCTGACGGTTGCTGGAGTTTTCACTGGATTTGGTTTTGGATTCCTGGGTCGACTATGGAATTTCTCAACCGAAAGTATTATGTTAATAAGCTTTCCTGGAGAAATTCTCATGCGACTTTTGAAGATGTTCATTTTGCCTCTGATTATTTCTTCGTTAATCACCG GCATGGCAAAATTGGACGCCAAGAGCTCAGGAAGAATGGGCTGCCGAGCATTGTGTTACTATTTAGCCACAACCGTTTTAGCTGCGATTTTAGGGATCGCTGTTGTCCTGACGATTCACCCCGGCGATCCTAGGATTAAGAATGTAACTCCAGTAATTTCACATCAGGACAACTCTTTCAATCAACGGATGACAACAGTAGATGCAATGCTCGACATCATAAG GAATTTGATGCCCGAAAATTTGGTGCAAGCTTGCTTGCAGCAAGTCCAATCTTCCTACGTGAAGACGCCAGTCGTGACATCCTTGGGAAAGGAAAACAAGACGGAATACATAATGCAACATCAACTGATTTACAAAGATGGCACGAATGTCATGGGGATGATAATGTTTTGCATTACATTTGGATTAGTGTTGGGTCAAATGGGACAAAAAGGACAAGTCATGGTGGATTTCTTCGAGGCTCTCAATGAAATCGTCATGAAAATTGTCAGCCTCATCATTTTGTG GTATTCGCCGATCGGAATAATGAGTTTAATTGCCGGAAAAATAATGTCCATATCAAACTTGTTAATAACCGCCAGAATGTTGGGTCTCTACATGGTGACAGTGACCGTGGGCCTTTTGATTCACGGCATGGGGACCCTTCCCCTGATATACTGGCTCGTCACTCGTCGAAATCCCCTAACTTATTTCCGAGGGATGATTCCAGCTTGGCTTGCTGCGGCTGTCACCGCCTCCAG CGCTGCAATTATGCCGATTACATTTCGATGCCTTGAAGAgaacaataaaattgataGTCGAGTTACGCGATTTGCTGTCGCTGTTGGTGCGACAGTTAATATGGATGGAACAGCTCTGTATGAAGCCGTTGCTTCGATTTTCATCGCTCAGATGAATGGAATTCATCTGGGAATAGGGGATGTAATTACCGTCAG TGTTACTGCCACTTTGGCAAGTATTGGCGCAGCGAGTATTCCCAGTGCAGCACTAGTGACTATGCTGTTGGTATTAACTGCCCTTGGTCTCCCAACGAATGATATTTCATTACTGTTCGCCGTTGATTGGTTATT GGATCGATTAAGGACGTCTATCAACGTTCTTGGGGATGGATTTGGGGCGGGTATAGTCTACCACCTCAGTAAACACGAGCTCGAAAAAATGGacgaagaaagaaaattagaGTGCGTCGAGTCGGTTATCCACGTTGACGAATCCCCACAGAGTCATAATGAAAATGGAGATACGTGTGATGTTAAAACGTCAGAGAGCAACGTTTAG
- the LOC135164562 gene encoding ER membrane protein complex subunit 6 encodes MSTKSRTKQDKSGEIIAYSEGAVRNNAAVVQYCRISMAAMSGGTAGLLGLTGLYGFGFYIFAVFGLWALLLFKAGGQWKKYFISRHSLLTNGFFGGLFTYVLFWTFLYGMVHVY; translated from the exons ATGTCTACGAAATCACGAACGAAGCAGGACAAGAGTGGTG AAATAATTGCATACAGTGAGGGTGCTGTTAGGAATAATGCAGCCGTAGTTCAGTACTGCAGGATATCCATGGCAGCGATGTCTGGGGGCACTGCTGGTTTACTGGGACTTACCGGACTCTATGGATTCGGATTCTACATCTTTGCAGTCTTCGGTTTATGG gctttattattattcaaagcTGGAGGACAAtggaagaaatatttcattagcaGACACAGCCTATTGACGAATGGATTTTTTGGAGGCCTTTTC ACGTATGTACTCTTCTGGACATTTTTGTATGGTATGGTACATGTTTACTGA
- the LOC135164563 gene encoding uncharacterized protein LOC135164563, which produces MGNLCASCCQEQSTYEDLTPDPETRRQQQVAAAEKRAQEQERRGIGDVNAVKRQQQQTERREKLETEISNMDTETGLKWQVN; this is translated from the exons ATGGGGAATCTTTGCGCGTCATGCTGCCAGGAACAATCGACTTACGAGGACCTTACACCTGATCCG GAAACGAGAAGACAGCAACAAGTTGCAGCCGCTGAGAAACGAGCTCAGGAGCAGGAAAGACGGGGAATCGGTGATGTAAATGCTGTTAAACGTCAACAACAGCAAACTGAAAGACGAGAGAAACTGGAAACGGAGATATCGAATATGGATACCGAAACTGGATTGAAG TGGCAAGTCAATTGA
- the LOC135164555 gene encoding uncharacterized protein LOC135164555: protein MMFIKGITWSGPRILLLIGAITQGNRASAQDNDDSGFECIEEDYQPDPRSCSIYYRCVNWGNGSPLTKFKFECGPGTVFSHAKGDICVHPRESERSECSELANDLASVSDNPSLNGETGPPAAYPDYPSYGSPLPGTPSSGLQSTTSGAFESTSTMNPWPTSTNYPGSADGENKGGTLCQQEGFKPDEKNCRKFIRCVSNGSGGYHKYEFTCGEGTVWDPSIEACNHAWAVSNNNCGEMSNGVSNVGGGSEGSNEQSGYPGSSGEHGYTEEPESNEVPRPQGGYPQGNDGSTEPGGEVSDYPHYPNQGYPQHPHTTASSYPPQRPQGPTTLYPPPPRPDEKPSQPGDNSPGSPYPPSYPGVPATQPNNPSTSESPDSSGPTESPEKGPSRPPGGLYPPPAPTPGEETGTIGTGQPKPDASGSCKEEGFFPDPSDCRKFYRCVKAEGSYQKYEFTCGEGTAWDQALSTCNHDYAVPGCGSGGGSHRPGGPESETIPSSSLNEVTSEPGAYPQGTEGPTVPEGTVSGYPQNPPDASGSTQPADSGAQSPEEPSGLYPTPPSAGYPSSRPDEKPSQPGDSSPGSSQPPTTPPERPSTSEPSESPGTTESPDEGSSRPPGGLSPPPSQNPEEVTGASGTGKPKPDASGSCKQEGFMPDSSDCRKFYRCVKGEGSYQKYEFTCGEGTAWDQALLTCNHDYAVSGCGSSGGSDRPGGTGSDSTPSSSSNEVTSEPDSNQQTTSMAVDVTSSVGTTEEPSGTTVASQSSSNPSTETSAEGTTEKATSEGPTSEATVSESPSPSEATPSQTSTSSSTTSPSPATPSSPDGSSTTTKPGDGSTVSPPVKPSSGSCEAEGFFADPSDCHKFYQCVSFDHSSKSFTKFKFNCGPGTAWDQNLQTCNYEDQVESCEGSGGSKPSSEGPDKSTSEIPPSTRPAGSSEGSSPSSAGTEEPPTPATTTDSSESTSPSSAETEETITPVATTETSEATTPSSSETDETPTSAATTESSESTTTSSETEGTTPLDATESTPDMSSEATTSSGATDSSTDEPTDTTTPTSGSSSSSPGGATSSSQPSSSKFKCTDEGFFPNPSDCHKFIRCVKVNNGFIKYEFDCGPGTAWDQNLLTCNYEAQVESCEAGGSSGGGAPPTDSSPGTTESGVTESSTTSGDQSTSPESTEGTTDGSTGAESTTVSSGEGETTPSGGEETTTESTDQTATTEGTGATEETGGTEVPATTDSTPAVPPGSMAEPCAIGNLTDQQIVLVCPTGFRRHPKFCNMFYQCTTQENMEIKILVMVCPEGTIFDDERVQCLVEAETIQKCMTTASSSRFYRQLDDSLISPVRVTRSTLCPDEGHYPYQEGCSNAFYKCKRNSRNSLDGYLYKCPKDFVYWSVSRRCERASRLPMCSQLTDENNERRDAWESRSNLPIEEFNLSARSLKI from the exons ATGATGTTCATTAAAGG gaTTACCTGGAGTGGACCGAGGATACTGTTGCTGATAGGTGCGATAACCCAGG GTAACAGAGCATCAGCCCAGGACAATGACGATAGTGGGTTTGAGTGTATCGAGGAGGATTACCAACCCGATCCAAGAAGTTGCAGTATTTACTACAGATGTGTCAATTGGGGTAACGGAAGCCCCCTGACTAAATTTAAATTCGAATGTGGACCTGGCACTGTCTTCTCCCACGCTAAGGGCGACATATGTGTTCATCCCCGTGAGAGTGAAAGAAGTGAGTGCAGCGAATTGGCAAATGATCTCGCCTCCGTGAGTGACAATCCCTCGTTGAATGGAGAAACAGGGCCACCTGCGGCGTATCCAGATTATCCGAGCTATGGATCACCATTACCAGGTACTCCATCAAGTGGATTACAATCGACGACAAGCGGAGCGTTTGAATCAACAAGCACCATGAATCCATGGCCAACGTCCACTAATTATCCAGGAAGTGCTGACGGCGAGAATAAAGGAGGAACTTTGTGTCAACAGGAGGGCTTTAAaccagatgaaaaaaattgtcgtaaATTCATTAGATGTGTTAGTAATGGATCTGGTGGTTACCATAAATACGAATTTACGTGTGGCGAGGGTACAGTGTGGGATCCATCGATAGAGGCGTGTAATCACGCGTGGGCGGTGTCTAATAATAATTGCGGTGAAATGTCTAACGGAGTTTCTAACGTGGGAGGTGGAAGTGAGGGCTCTAATGAGCAGAGTGGATATCCCGGGTCGTCGGGTGAGCATGGATATACGGAAGAGCCGGAGTCTAATGAAGTGCCGCGTCCACAGGGCGGCTATCCACAGGGGAATGACGGGTCGACGGAGCCTGGAGGAGAGGTCTCGGATTATCCACACTATCCTAATCAGGGATATCCGCAACATCCTCATACGACTGCCTCTTCTTATCCACCGCAAAGGCCCCAGGGACCTACCACACTCTATCCTCCTCCTCCGCGACCAGATGAGAAACCTAGTCAACCAGGAGACAACTCTCCAGGATCGCCATATCCTCCTTCATATCCAGGAGTTCCTGCCACTCAGCCAAACAATCCTTCTACTTCTGAATCTCCCGATTCGTCGGGTCCAACGGAATCCCCTGAAAAGGGTCCCTCGAGGCCCCCAGGGGGACTGTACCCTCCACCCGCTCCAACTCCTGGAGAAGAGACTGGAACGATAGGAACAGGTCAACCGAAACCAGACGCTTCAGGATCTTGCAAAGAAGAGGGATTCTTCCCCGATCCCAGTGACTGTAGGAAGTTCTACAGGTGTGTTAAGGCCGAgggttcatatcagaaataCGAATTCACTTGTGGAGAGGGCACCGCTTGGGATCAAGCTCTGTCGACTTGCAATCACGACTATGCAGTACCGGGATGCGGCTCGGGTGGCGGAAGTCATAGACCGGGTGGCCCTGAATCCGAGACTATACCGTCGAGTTCATTGAACGAGGTGACTTCTGAACCGGGGGCCTATCCACAGGGGACTGAAGGGCCCACTGTGCCTGAGGGAACGGTTTCGGGGTATCCGCAGAATCCACCTGATGCATCGGGATCAACTCAGCCGGCTGACTCTGGTGCCCAGAGTCCCGAGGAACCAAGTGGACTCTATCCTACTCCTCCATCAGCTGGATACCCATCGTCTCGCCCGGATGAAAAACCTAGTCAACCAGGAGATAGTTCTCCCGGATCATCCCAACCTCCCACCACTCCCCCTGAACGTCCCTCGACTTCTGAACCTTCGGAATCGCCGGGTACAACAGAATCGCCTGACGAGGGTTCTTCAAGACCTCCTGGTGGGCTCTCCCCTCCGCCCTCGCAAAATCCTGAAGAAGTGACGGGAGCATCCGGAACAGGCAAACCAAAACCGGACGCTTCGGGATCGTGTAAACAGGAGGGATTCATGCCTGATTCCAGTGACTGCAGAAAGTTCTACAGATGTGTGAAGGGGGAGGGCTCATATCAAAAATACGAATTCACTTGTGGCGAGGGCACCGCTTGGGATCAAGCCCTCTTGACTTGCAATCACGACTACGCAGTATCTGGCTGTGGCTCAAGTGGCGGAAGTGATAGGCCCGGCGGCACTGGTTCCGATAGTACACCGTCGAGTTCATCGAACGAGGTGACTTCTGAACCTGATAGTAATCAGCAGACCACCTCCATGGCTGTTGACGTGACTTCCTCAGTGGGTACAACAGAAGAGCCAAGTGGCACGACTGTTGCTAGTCAGTCAAGTTCAAATCCCAGTACAGAAACATCTGCGGAGGGTACGACTGAGAAAGCCACTTCTGAAGGACCTACATCCGAGGCTACAGTTTCGGAAAGTCCATCGCCTTCGGAAGCTACTCCATCCCAGACCAGTACGTCCTCCTCAACTACCTCGCCATCCCCAGCAACTCCGTCATCTCCAGACGGTTCATCTACGACTACGAAACCCGGTGACGGGTCCACGGTCTCGCCCCCTGTAAAACCATCTTCAGGATCGTGCGAGGCTGAGGGATTCTTCGCAGATCCCAGTGACTGCCACAAGTTCTACCAGTGCGTTTCCTTCGATCATTCTTCCAAATCATTCACTAAATTCAAGTTCAACTGCGGCCCCGGTACCGCTTGGGATCAGAATCTCCAAACATGTAATTATGAGGACCAAGTCGAAAGCTGTGAGGGATCGGGCGGGAGTAAACCAAGTAGTGAGGGCCCCGATAAATCGACGAGTGAAATCCCACCGTCCACGAGACCAGCAGGATCGTCAGAAGGAAGCTCACCCTCATCTGCCGGGACTGAAGAGCCTCCTACCCCAGCAACAACAACTGATTCTTCCGAAAGTACCAGTCCATCGTCTGCAGAAACAGAGGAAACTATCACACCGGTAGCAACCACTGAGACTTCAGAAGCGACAACACCCTCGTCTTCTGAGACCGACGAGACTCCGACGTCAGCGGCGACTACAGAATCTTCGGAGTCCACAACAACCTCCTCTGAAACTGAAGGAACTACACCACTGGACGCGACAGAGAGCACGCCGGACATGAGTTCTGAAGCGACAACTTCGTCAGGAGCAACGGATTCGTCTACGGACGAGCCTACTGATACCACTACCCCAACCTCAGGGTCTTCTTCCTCGTCTCCTGGTGGTGCGACATCAAGTTCTCAACCGTCTTCAAGTAAATTTAAATGCACCGACGAAGGATTCTTCCCCAATCCCTCAGACTGTCACAAGTTCATTCGATGTGTAAAAGTTAATAACGGATTTATAAAATATGAGTTCGATTGTGGTCCAGGAACTGCCTGGGATCAGAACCTCCTGACTTGTAATTATGAGGCACAAGTGGAGTCTTGTGAAGCCGGTGGATCTTCAGGAGGTGGTGCTCCCCCAACTGATTCGAGTCCAGGAACAACTGAATCGGGGGTCACAGAATCATCAACAACGTCCGGAGATCAATCGACCAGTCCTGAAAGCACTGAAGGTACCACTGATGGATCGACTGGAGCGGAATCAACAACTGTGAGTAGTGGAGAGGGTGAAACGACCCCCTCTGGAGGGGAAGAAACGACGACTGAGAGCACTGACCAGACAGCGACTACTGAGGGAACAGGAGCTACTGAGGAAACTGGAGGAACCGAGGTACCAGCGACCACTGACAGCACTCCAGCTGTCCCTCCGGGGTCAATGGCCGAACCCTGTGCCATTGGTAATCTAACTGACCAGCAGATTGTTCTAGTCTGTCCTACTGGGTTCAGGAGGCATCCCAAGTTCTGTAACATGTTCTACCAGTGTACAACTCAAGAGAATATGGAAATCAAGATATTAGTGATGGTCTGCCCGGAGGGCACTATCTTCGATGATGAAAGAGTGCAATGCCTTGTCGAAGCTGAAACCATTCAGAAATGTATGACTACCGCAAGTTCTTCTAGATTTTACAGACAATTGGACGATAGTCTCATCTCACCA GTACGAGTAACGAGAAGTACCCTCTGTCCCGACGAAGGCCATTATCCATACCAGGAGGGCTGTAGCAATGCATTCTACAAGTGTAAGAGAAATTCCAGGAATTCTCTCGACGGATACCTGTACAAATGTCCAAAAGACTTTGTCTACTGGTCAGTATCCAGACGATGTGAGAGGGCAAGTCGACTACCAATGTGTTCCCAACTTACGGACGAAAATAATGAGAGAAGAGATGCCTGGGAAAGCAGGTCGAATTTGCCAATTGAGGAATTCAACTTATCAGCGAGAAGTCTCAAGATTTAA
- the LOC135164849 gene encoding F-box only protein 28, with the protein MAYEQGQILLIELPEVVLKTILSNLSYDEMARNRIVCKHFDRTCQQLLNRGFSLMEKYHGQCLRTVKSQLPRRESERRNHPLARHCDVLTAIETRISMLSMTFMKYVNLHLCCFIPGKVIDEILRVLRLIKDTKYPPRAHEILQELRDISSMAMEHFDEKILPALKQSVCTSMVSGVRSYELPRGSLMISHHNTSPTSSLYGHHSVTRDNWDRTIKKLFLRTRKNKQSCLSVLGRIGKIRLRMKRQACQIRLQSKKLQEQSKKIHDQEQQIAEMRRHFEEWEQTIGDLTAELSRSREEPLKGESIEGCKRKRIDMMKRGGDNKDLEAKKRKLIVERKPSMDAQDAKFKEYIKSQLLDK; encoded by the exons ATGGCATACGAACAGGGCCAGATTTTACTCATCGAGCTGCCTGAGGTAGTTCTCAAGACTATTTTATCAAATCTTTCATACGACGAGATGGCTCGCAATCGGATC GTTTGTAAACATTTTGATCGTACATGCCAGCAACTGCTCAATCGTGGATTCAGTCTCATGGAGAAGTATCACGGACAATGCCTGAGAACTGTGAAGAGTCAGCTGCCCAGGAGAGAGTCAGAGCGCAGGAATCATCCCCTGGCTAGACACTGTGATGTCCTCACTGCCATAGAAACACGCATATCGATGCTGTCCATGACTTTTATGAAATATGTTAATTTACATCTGTGCTGTTTTATCCCTGGAAAG GTCATTGATGAAATTCTCCGAGTACTTCGATTAATAAAAGACACGAAATATCCACCACGAGCCCACGAGATTCTCCAGGAACTCAGGGACATCAGCAGCATGGCAATGGAGCACTTCGACGAAAAAATCCTCCCTGCTCTGAAACAGAGTGTCTGCACGTCAATGGTCAGTGGTGTAAGGTCTTATGAACTGCCCAGGGGCAGTCTCATGATATCTCATCACAATACGTCGCCCACATCGAGCCTCTATGGCCATCACTCAGTGACCCGTGACAATTGGGATCGCACAATTAAGAAGCTATTCCTGAGGACAAGGAAAAACAAACAATCGTGTTTAAGTGTTTTAGGTAGAATAGGCAAAATAAGACTGAGGATGAAGAGGCAGGCCTGTCAGATACGTTTGCagagtaaaaaattgcaagagcagtctaaaaaaattcacgacCAGGAGCAACAGATAGCGGAAATGAGGCGCCATTTCGAGGAGTGGGAACAGACAATTGGGGATTTGACTGCTGAACTAAGTCGCTCCAGGGAGGAACCACTGAAGGGAGAGAGCATTGAAGGCTGTAAACGCAAACGTATTGATATGATGAAACGTGGTGGTGATAATAAGGATCTTGAGGCGAAGAAACGCAAACTCATTGTCGAGCGTAAACCGTCGATGGATGCTCAAGATGCCAAATTCAAAGAATATATTAAGTCACAACTTCTTGACAAGTAA
- the LOC135164850 gene encoding uncharacterized protein LOC135164850, giving the protein MRRKRAWQTLLSPVDCMNQKTQEFIISMIDQEEWAFRDKELQRIADWKLAATKDLLESVNQARELRLAERFDNCGKYLREVREKRIEDIKNEFHRNMRKLTGKYREKMSTSRSDPQEYFSATKVESYVRYGFEDELLKSGEDSEEITMNGSPEDEQKSNLLSTYLWNNPLKEKKVPSRKPDELCIKQTRWTDDELKKLHEDLKNIRLNGRFKPNHTSTK; this is encoded by the exons ATGAGGAGGAAACGAGCTTGGCAGACGTTATTGTCACCCGTAGATTGTATGAATCAGAAAACTCAAGAGTTTATTATCAGCATGATTGATCAAGAGGAGTGGGCTTTTAGGGATAAa GAACTGCAAAGAATTGCAGATTGGAAGCTAGCTGCTACGAAGGACCTCCTGGAATCGGTGAATCAGGCCCGAGAATTACGACTCGCTGAGCGTTTCGATAATTGTGGAAAATATCTGAGAGAAGTCCGTGAGAAGAGAATCGaagatataaaaaatgaattccacCGAAACATGCGAAAACTCACGGGAAAGTATCGCGAAAAAATGTCCACAAGTCGTTCGGATcctcaagaatatttttccgcAACGAAAGTAGAATCCTACGTGAGATATGGATTCGAGGACGAGCTATTGAAATCCGGAGAAGATTCCGAAGAGATAACGATGAATGGATCCCCTGAAG ATGAGCAGAAGTCCAATCTACTCTCCACATATTTATGGAACAATcccctgaaagaaaaaaaggtACCATCTCGTAAGCCTGATGAGCTATGCATCAAACAGACGAGGTGGACAGATGATGAGCTCAAAAAGCTTCATGAAGACCTCAAGAATATTCGACTCAATGGCAGATTCAAACCAAATCATACATCAACGAAATAA